TTTTATCAGGAGATGCGGACGTCGAACTTACATGACGTCGCTGACTGGCTTGGAACGAGTTATCGTCATCTCAACCGTATCATCACGAAATTATGTGAAGAAGAGATTCTCGTTCGACGACGCGGGAAAATCATCATCGTCGATCTGGAGCGGATTCGCGAGAAGGCGAACGGTAACAGCTATGAGTAAGGAGGAACGAACATGGTAATGGGCATCGTGTGTGCCGTGTTGGCAGGGATGTTGATCAGTTTACAGACGGTACTGAATGCTCGGATGAGTGACGCGTTCGGTGCATGGGCGACAACGACGCTGGTCTTCTTCGTCGGTTTCGTCGGAGCAAGTGTCACCTATGTCCTGTTTCGTGGTGGAACGATTGGGCAAATCCAAAACGTATCGCCGCTCTATTGGTTCGCGGACTCGTCGGTGTTGGTGTCGTCTTTTGTGTCATGCGTGGAATTCAGTTGCTTGGTCCATCCGTCGCGATTTCTGTCGTTCTGATTTCGCAGTTAAGCTTTGCTCTCGCTGTCGATACGTTCGGTTGGTTCGGTTTACCACAAATTGATTTATCGTTCGGTCCAGCTCATCGGTCTCGCCGTCATGGTATGCGGGATCTTTGTCTTGAAGCGGTATCAAGTCGTAGCACCAGAAGAGAAGGCGAAGGATCAGGTAGAACGTGTTTCATAATAATCGAATGCAGAATGAGGACAGTGGAATTTCAATCCACTGTCTTTTTTGACTAGTCTTCTACTTGAATAATACGTTTTCTGAAATAGAGTGAGAAAACAAGGATAAGAAGACCACTGTACAACATGATCGTCGTGATCGAAACGTGAAACGACAGTAAAAAACGAGAGGAGCGCGTAAGATAATGGAACGAGACCGTTTGACGCTGCGTTGACGACACTCATGACACGTCCCATCGTCTGTTCCGCACACTGAGACTGGATGAACGTAATGAAGCGAATATTGATGATCGAAGAAAGGACACCAAGTGATAAAAGGATGATCAGGTACAACAACATCTGCTGGGCTTGGCTAAGCAGGAAGAGAAGCAGACCTAAGGCACCAATCAATCGGACCGATGAGGTAAGCTTAATTTCTTTCATCTGCGCAAAACCACTCCAGAGCGCCCTCCGAGCATTCCCATTTGATAAGCCCTTGCATATAACTTAAATCCATCGCACTTCCCTGAAGCACATCATGAACGAGTAGTGGAATTCCGAGTAAGAGTGGTCCAAAGAAAAAGAAATTGACACAGATGATAAGAAAAAGTGTCTGCTTGAAGTTGCTGGAAAGTGAAAGACGTAATGCAGCCTTCTTTTAGTTCGAAGAGCGCTGAATGCTGGAAGCGATCGCTTGATCTTAGATTCACGAATACATACGTGAAAAGAAGTGTCAGACAGAGTGTCCCGAAAATCACAAGAAAGACGTACGAGTAAGAGGAATAGCTGAGGATGACTCACCAAGAATCGACCTGAAAAAAAGGGCGATTTGATTAGATGTCTGAATCAGTGAATTGGGCTTTAGTGGAGCTGTTCTTTCGGAACGAGTGTAGGCAGTAAGGAAGCATTCGCCGGCGAAAAAAATGCATCCACACTACCAAACAGCAAGGCGAATCCTAAAATCGTCAGCAACGTAAGCTGATCGGCATGAAGTAAAACGAGAAGACAAAGAATGAAACTGATCCGTAGACCGCTCGAGATACGCATGATCGTTGAACGTTTATAGCGATCGGATAAGACGCCACGAAATAACATGAGAAAAATACGGGGGTAACAAGGTAGCCATGAGGACGAATCAAGATAGGATGCTTGGTTTTAACGTATGGTATGACATACCATTGTTCAACAAACAGATACATCGATAACGAAAGGGCAGAGCACATACCGGACCCCCATAAAAATAAAAAGGATCGATTTTTAAACAGCGAGTGTTGCATATCCATTTCAACAGGTAGCATGGGGGCACCATCCGATTTAAACCTCGTCATTCTCAAACAGTTGGTTCATCCATTTGCTAAAGCAGTCGTCATGATGTAAAAGTGCTTTTTGATCTTTTTCGTCAGGTGGAGACTGTGTGAACTCGTCTAATAAAGCACGATATTTTGTAGCAAACCGTTGAAAGTCGGCTTCAGACATCGTTAGTTCCTTTTGAAGCGATAAGCTCATCCAGTCCTCGACGTTCGAAGATACGGGAGCAAAAGCAGCTGTCGGAGCCGTAAGGACGCGTGTGCTTTGCCCGGTCGAGTACCTCAAGATACGACTGCCGAGTCGCCTCTTTTGTCTCGACGAAGTTCAGAAGGTGATCAGCAGGAATGTATCCTCGGGCAATCGCTTGGTAATATTTCAACAAGTTGCCACCCTGTTCTTCTGTCCGGACGAGGCGAATTAAGTCATGCTTTTCAAGTTCCCGTACATGATAAAGGACCTTCGCGCGGGATAACGTCAGCAAGTGGGCTAACTGATGCACCGTAT
This region of Exiguobacterium acetylicum DSM 20416 genomic DNA includes:
- a CDS encoding MFS transporter yields the protein MLFRGVLSDRYKRSTIMRISSGLRISFILCLLVLLHADQLTLLTILGFALLFGSVDAFFSPANASLLPTLVPKEQLH
- a CDS encoding helix-turn-helix domain-containing protein, whose protein sequence is MHQLAHLLTLSRAKVLYHVRELEKHDLIRLVRTEEQGGNLLKYYQAIARGYIPADHLLNFVETKEATRQSYLEVLDRAKHTRPYGSDSCFCSRIFERRGLDELIASKGTNDV